Part of the Paeniglutamicibacter sulfureus genome, CGCCGGGAGGCGCGCCGCCTGCTGCTCGAAGTGGAGACCCCGGGGAAGTAGGGGGTCATCCGCACATGCCAACGGCCGGGTCCCCCCCGAAGAAGGGGAGAATCCCGGCCGTTGCCGTGCCCCCGGCGGGGGCGAAGACTGCGGGGAGGAGCTAGCTGAGCTCCATGATGAATTCCTTCACGACCGCGGCGCGGGCGTTGGAGAAATCGGCAGACTCCTCGATGACCTTGAAACCACGCCGTTCCAGGACCTTGATGGAGCCGATGTTGTCCTGCGGCACGCGGGCGCGCAGCGGACGTGCCGTGTATTCGGCCAGGAACGCGTCCACGGCCGAGGTGGTGATGCCCTGGCCCCAGTAACGGCTGGCGGTCCAGAAGCTGATCTCCGGGATGGTGTCGTTTTCGAAGACCAGGATCGAACCGGCGACTTCTCCGTTGTGTTCGATGGTGCGCACAATGACCTTGGGATCGTTGATGATCGAACCCCAGTGGTGGTCGAAGA contains:
- a CDS encoding GNAT family N-acetyltransferase, translated to MQLRPLQPEDLDQFFEHQQDPEANLMAAFTARNPADRGVFDHHWGSIINDPKVIVRTIEHNGEVAGSILVFENDTIPEISFWTASRYWGQGITTSAVDAFLAEYTARPLRARVPQDNIGSIKVLERRGFKVIEESADFSNARAAVVKEFIMELS